CAACGACCGCGTCTACGCCTGGATGCGGGATCGTGAAATCTGCCGCGAGCGGCCGGAGGCGCCTCGGCTCGTGCTTCACCGTTAATCATCTTCAACCCTACGCCATCGAATGAAAACGTTAGACGCTCCCCTCCGTGTAGGCATTCTCGGCGCGACCGGCGCCGTAGGTCAGAAGTTCGTCGAACTGCTCGATCGCCATCCCTGGTTCACGATCACGGCGCTTGCCGCGTCGTCGCGCTCCGCCGGCAAGCCGTATGCGGAAGCCGTCAACTGGATCTCCTCGTCCCCCATCCCGGACGCGGTTGCGCGCATGGAAGTGCTCGAGGCATCCCCGGGCTTACCCTGCGATCTCGTGTTCTCTGGTCTCGATGCGGCCGTGGCCGGAGATCTCGAGCGGGCGTTCGCCGAAGCCGGCTACGCCGTCATCTCGAACGCAAAGAACTACAGGATGCACGACCAGGTGCCGCTCCTGATCCCCGAGATCAACCCGGATCATACGGCGCTGATCGACCACCAGCCCTGGCGTTCGCGGGGGGGCTTTATCGTGACCAATCCCAACTGCGCCACCGTCGGCCTCGTCGGCGCCCTGCGTCCGATCGAGGATGCCTTCGGGATTGAGGCGATCCAGGTGACGACCATGCAGGCCATTTCCGGCGCCG
Above is a genomic segment from Rhodothermales bacterium containing:
- the asd gene encoding aspartate-semialdehyde dehydrogenase; this encodes MKTLDAPLRVGILGATGAVGQKFVELLDRHPWFTITALAASSRSAGKPYAEAVNWISSSPIPDAVARMEVLEASPGLPCDLVFSGLDAAVAGDLERAFAEAGYAVISNAKNYRMHDQVPLLIPEINPDHTALIDHQPWRSRGGFIVTNPNCATVGLVGALRPIEDAFGIEAIQVTTMQAISGAGYPGVASLDILGNVIPYIGGEEEKLAVEPLKLLGTCVGDHIAPASIRISAQCNRVPVLDGHLECVSLKLRKKASAGEVVAALRGFETPASVQGLPSAPDAFLHVFDEVNYPQSRRHAHLGRGMTISVGRVRPCEVLDVKFVVLSHNTIRGAAGGAVLNAELLVRQGYLQPAGVRVEAAA